The segment GACCACAGCGTGAAAGGTGAAGGGTGATGGATGCGATGGATGCCGAAACCCGACCTCAAAAAGGACAGGTGGTCCAGGTGCTGAGGGGTCGTGAGGCGGGGAGATATGCAGTGGTGATCGGCGTGGTTGAACCTCACTTCGTCCTGTTGGCGGACGGGGACAAACGGAAGGTCGGCCAGGCGAAAAAGAAGAATATCAAGCATATCCAACTCACCCACTACATCGCCCGGGAAGTAGCGGAGTCCTTGGAAAGGGACGGTCGGGCCGACGACGCCAAAATACGCTACGCCTTGAACCAATACCTGCTCCGGCAGGAGCGGAGAAAAGGAGAGTGAGTCAATGGCCAAAGAAGATGTGATCGAAGTGGAAGGGACGGTCATCGAACCTTTGCCCAATGCGATGTTCCGAGTGGAACTGGAGAACGGTCATAAAGTCCTCGCCCATGTTTCCGGGAAAATCCGCATGCACTTTATCCGGATTCTCCCGGGGGACCGAGTGACGGTCCAGCTCTCCCCGTATGACTTAAGCCGCGGCCGGATCACATACCGCTATAAGTGACGGCCCGGATGGGTCCCCTCGGATGTCGCACCGATCCAAATTAAAATCCGGATTTGATGCCGGAGAACTGACACCGAGTGGAAACAGGAGGGATAGAAGATGAAAGTACGTCCTTCGGTCAAACCGATCTGCGAAAAATGCAAAGTGATTCGCCGAAAAGGAACCGTCATGGTAATCTGTGAAAACCCCAAACACAAACAAAGACAAGGATAAGACAGGAGGTGTTCACCATTGGCTCGTATTTCGGGTATTGACCTCCCCCGCGACAAGCGAGTGGAAGTGGCGTTGACCTATATCTTCGGGATCGGCCGTTCCCGTGCCAAAGAGATCCTGGAGGAAACCCAGATCAACCCTGACACCCGGGTCCGCGATCTGACGGAAGAGGAAGTTTCCAAGCTTCGCAGCACCATCGACAAAAACCTGATGGTTGAAGGGGACTTGCGCCGTGAAGTCGCCCTCAACATCAAGCGGTTGGTTGAGATCGGTTCCTACCGTGGAATCCGTCACCGCCGCGGTCTGCCGGTCCGGGGTCAGAAGAGCAAAACCAACGCGCGGACCCGTAAAGGTCCCCGCCGGACCGTCGCCAACAAGAAAAAATAACTGAGGTAAGGAGGGATAAGAATGGCTGCCAAGAAACGGACAACCAACCAGCGCGTGAAACGTCGTGCGCGCAAAAATGTTGAATCGGGTGCGGTGCATATCCGTTCCACCTTCAACAACACGATTGTGACCATCACAGACAAGCGGGGGAACACCATCTCCTGGGCCAGCTCCGGCACCCTCGGTTTCAAGGGGTCCCGCAAGAGCACGCCCTTTGCTGCACAGATGGCTGCGGAAGCCGCCGCCAAACAGGCGATGGAACACGGGATGAAGAACGTCGAAGTGACGGTGAAAGGGCCGGGTGCCGGCCGTGAAGCGGCGATCCGTTCCCTGCAGGCTGCCGGGTTGGAAGTCAGTCTGATCAAAGACGTCACCCCGATTCCCCACAACGGTTGCCGCCCGCCGAAGCGTCGCCGTGTCTGATGCGTGACGCGGGTTGATTCCGGGATTGGCGTTGGTTTATACTGGTAGAACTATGTGTATAATGGTACTGGACAAATTTGACTGGTTGGTTTACCCCAGCGATCCATCCGGCCGGGAACACGCATAGATTTTGACCATGATCGACTGAAGACCACCCGGAATGCGACGTTCTGAAGGAGGGTTTCAAACCGTATGATTGAAATCGAGAAGCCGAAGATTGAGACCGTGGAACTCGGCGATGACGGCCGCTACGGAAAATTTGTCGTGGAACCCTTGGAACGCGGATACGGCACCACCCTTGGCAACTCGCTCCGACGCATCTTGTTGTCTTCTTTGCCCGGTGCAGCAGTCACCTCGATCCAGATTGACGGGGTCCTGCACGAGTTTTCCACAATTCCCGGGGTGGTGGAGGATGTTACGGAGATCATCCTCAATCTGAAACATCTGTCTCTCAAGATTCATTCCGATGAAGAGAAAGTGTTGGAGATTGATGTGGAGGGCGGCGGAGAAGTGAAAGCCGGGGATATCCGGGCCGACTCCGATGTGGAGATTCTTAACCCGGATCTTCATATCGCCACTCTGGCCAGTGACGGGCGCCTTCACATCCGCATGACTGCCGACCGTGGCCGGGGTTATGTGCCGGCTGATCGAAATAAACGGGAGGAGCAGACCATCGGGGTGATCCCGATCGATTCTCTCTATACTCCCATCAAACGTGTCAATTACCGGGTGGAGAACACCCGGGTTGGCCAAGTGACCAACTACGACAAACTGATGCTGGAGGTCTGGACGGACGGGAGCCTTCATCCCGACGAATCCGTCAGCCTCGGTGCCAAAATCATGACGGAACATCTGATGCTCTTCGTCGGTCTGACCGAAGAAGCCAAAGACGCCGAAATCATGGTGGAAAAAGAAGAGGACAAAAAAGAGAAGGTCATGGAAATGACCATCGAAGAGCTGGATCTCTCCGTCCGATCCTACAACTGTCTCAAGCGGGCCGGCATCAACACCGTCCAAGAGTTGACACAGAAGACGGAAGAAGACATGATGAAGGTTCGCAATCTGGGGCGTAAATCGCTGGAAGAAGTGCAGGAGAAACTCGCGGAACTGGGACTCTCCCTGCGCAGCGATGAGTGATCGCAATCTCTAAAAGAGGGAGGGGAAATCCATGGCATACTCCAAGCTGGGTCGCAACTCAAGCGCACGGAAAGCTTTGCTCCGTGACCTCGTAACCGACCTGATCATCCATGAGCGGATCGAGACGACCGAATCCAAAGCGAAGGAAGTCCGTTCCATTGCCGACAAAATGATTACCCTGGCAAAACGGGGCGACCTCCATGCCCGCCGTCAGGCGGCTTCCTTTGTCCGCACCAATCGTTCCCGGACAGAACGGGAGGGGGAGCAGGTCAATCACGAAAACGTGGATGCAGTGAAAAAGTTGTTTGATGAGGTGGGTCCCCGTTATGAAGAGCGCAACGGCGGATACACCCGCATCATCAAGATCGGGCCGCGCCGCGGTGACGGGGCGGAAATGGTTTATCTCGAATTGGTGCAGTAAGAAAATCATTTTTCTGGAACAAAGGGAGAGGGCAGGATCGTTCCGGTCCTGAAATCTGCCCTTTTTTCTTTATGGAGAAAGAAGGTTCCTCACGAGGAGGATAAGATGGAGCCAATCCTGCAGTTGGATGGGGTGGGTTTTCACTATGGTTCCCCCGGGGACGGAATCGATCCGGAATGGATCCTGAGCGGATTGAATCTCCGGGTGGATCCCGGGGAATATCTGGCTGTGATGGGGCCCAACGGCTCCGGGAAATCAACCCTTGCCAAACTGATGAACGGGTTGTTGACCCCCGTAGTGGGGGAAGTGCGTGTAGGAGGACTGGATCCCGGAAGTGATCGGGACCTGCCGCAAATCCGTCGCAAAGTGGGGATGGTTTTTCAAAATCCGGATAATCAGATTGTCGGAACCACAGTGAAGGATGATGTGGCCTTTGGAATGGAGAATCTGGGGGTCCCGCGGGAACAGATGTTGATCCGGATCCGTCAGGTGCTGGCACGCACCGGTTTGACCGGGCTGGAGGAGGCCTCCCCCCATCATCTCTCCGGAGGGCAGAAGCAACGGCTGGCCATCGCCGGCGTGATCGCCATGCAGCCGGAGGTGATCATCTTCGATGAAGCCACCTCCATGCTGGATCCCTCAGGTCGGCGGGAAGTGCTGGAAGTGATGGGGGAGCTTCATCGCGGGGGAACCACCATCATCCATATCACCCACTCCCCCCGAGAGGCCAGTCGTGCAGAACGGGTGTTGGTGCTTGCGGGGGGCGAACCGCAATGGGACGGGCCTCCCGCCGAGCTGTTCCGTGAACGGGAGCGGTTGGCTGACTGGTCCCTTGAAATGCCGATTGCAGCGGAACTGAAGGAACGGCTTCGGCGTCACGGCATGCCCCTCAGGGAAGAGATCACCGGGATGGAAGAGCTGGTGGAAGAGCTATGGACATTGTTATCCAAGACTTGACCCATAACTATATGGTTGGCACTCCCTTTGAACGAAAAGCTTTGTCGGGAGTGGAGCTGAAGATCCCCTCAGGGGGGTATGTGGCCGTGGTTGGCGCCACCGGTTCGGGAAAATCCACCTTGATTCAGCATATTGCCGGCCTGTTGACCCCCACCAGGGGACGGGTTCGGGTGGGGGAGGTGGAGATCCACCCCGACAGCCGGGATTTGTCTGCCCTCAGAGGCCGGGTGGGAGTGGTTTTTCAGTACCCGGAACACCAGCTGTTTGAGGAGACAGTGGCCAAGGATATCGCCTATGGTCCGCGAAATCTGGGCCTGAGCGAGGGAGAGGTGGCCCGGCGTGTGGAGCAATCCCTGGACTGGGTGGGACTGCCCCGGGATATATCCGGCCGCTCTCCCTTTCAGTTGAGCGGCGGCCAGATGCGACGGGTGGCAGTGGCCGGTGTGTTGGCGATGCAACCCGAGGTCCTGATATTGGATGAGCCGA is part of the Kroppenstedtia eburnea genome and harbors:
- a CDS encoding DNA-directed RNA polymerase subunit alpha, whose translation is MIEIEKPKIETVELGDDGRYGKFVVEPLERGYGTTLGNSLRRILLSSLPGAAVTSIQIDGVLHEFSTIPGVVEDVTEIILNLKHLSLKIHSDEEKVLEIDVEGGGEVKAGDIRADSDVEILNPDLHIATLASDGRLHIRMTADRGRGYVPADRNKREEQTIGVIPIDSLYTPIKRVNYRVENTRVGQVTNYDKLMLEVWTDGSLHPDESVSLGAKIMTEHLMLFVGLTEEAKDAEIMVEKEEDKKEKVMEMTIEELDLSVRSYNCLKRAGINTVQELTQKTEEDMMKVRNLGRKSLEEVQEKLAELGLSLRSDE
- the rpsM gene encoding 30S ribosomal protein S13, which encodes MARISGIDLPRDKRVEVALTYIFGIGRSRAKEILEETQINPDTRVRDLTEEEVSKLRSTIDKNLMVEGDLRREVALNIKRLVEIGSYRGIRHRRGLPVRGQKSKTNARTRKGPRRTVANKKK
- the infA gene encoding translation initiation factor IF-1, which codes for MAKEDVIEVEGTVIEPLPNAMFRVELENGHKVLAHVSGKIRMHFIRILPGDRVTVQLSPYDLSRGRITYRYK
- a CDS encoding energy-coupling factor transporter ATPase; this encodes MEPILQLDGVGFHYGSPGDGIDPEWILSGLNLRVDPGEYLAVMGPNGSGKSTLAKLMNGLLTPVVGEVRVGGLDPGSDRDLPQIRRKVGMVFQNPDNQIVGTTVKDDVAFGMENLGVPREQMLIRIRQVLARTGLTGLEEASPHHLSGGQKQRLAIAGVIAMQPEVIIFDEATSMLDPSGRREVLEVMGELHRGGTTIIHITHSPREASRAERVLVLAGGEPQWDGPPAELFRERERLADWSLEMPIAAELKERLRRHGMPLREEITGMEELVEELWTLLSKT
- the rpmJ gene encoding 50S ribosomal protein L36, translated to MKVRPSVKPICEKCKVIRRKGTVMVICENPKHKQRQG
- a CDS encoding KOW domain-containing RNA-binding protein; this translates as MDAMDAETRPQKGQVVQVLRGREAGRYAVVIGVVEPHFVLLADGDKRKVGQAKKKNIKHIQLTHYIAREVAESLERDGRADDAKIRYALNQYLLRQERRKGE
- a CDS encoding energy-coupling factor transporter ATPase — protein: MDIVIQDLTHNYMVGTPFERKALSGVELKIPSGGYVAVVGATGSGKSTLIQHIAGLLTPTRGRVRVGEVEIHPDSRDLSALRGRVGVVFQYPEHQLFEETVAKDIAYGPRNLGLSEGEVARRVEQSLDWVGLPRDISGRSPFQLSGGQMRRVAVAGVLAMQPEVLILDEPTAGLDPAGRRELLDRIHALHRERGMTVILVSHSMEEAAQYAEKIFVMHQGKRAFEGTPAEVFSRGDRLEAWGLEVPEVAGLTLRLNQKLDPPLPAGLLTLEALEREILCRWKRGRPR
- the rpsK gene encoding 30S ribosomal protein S11 is translated as MAAKKRTTNQRVKRRARKNVESGAVHIRSTFNNTIVTITDKRGNTISWASSGTLGFKGSRKSTPFAAQMAAEAAAKQAMEHGMKNVEVTVKGPGAGREAAIRSLQAAGLEVSLIKDVTPIPHNGCRPPKRRRV
- the rplQ gene encoding 50S ribosomal protein L17, which encodes MAYSKLGRNSSARKALLRDLVTDLIIHERIETTESKAKEVRSIADKMITLAKRGDLHARRQAASFVRTNRSRTEREGEQVNHENVDAVKKLFDEVGPRYEERNGGYTRIIKIGPRRGDGAEMVYLELVQ